Genomic DNA from Neomonachus schauinslandi unplaced genomic scaffold, ASM220157v2 HiC_scaffold_942, whole genome shotgun sequence:
TACTACTGCACGGCGGACAATGGCCACGGCCTGGCCCGCAGCGGGGCCCTGAACGTCACCGTCACAGGTGAGCAGCGCTCTCCTAATCAGCCAGGGATTGCAGCAGTCTCCCTCTGTGGCAGTGAGGATGTGCCAAGGATGACGTGGGACGGGCCGTGAAGTGGTTAAGAAGCCATGTGAACATGGCAGGAGATCTGTGAGGTGGTGGCGACAGTGACAGATGAGCTAGAGGAGGGGGACAAAGGGACACAAGGCATCCCTCACGGGCTGGAGGGACCCTGCAAGGACCTGGGACAAGGACAGAGTGGGCTGTAAGGCCGTCCAGTAGGAGAGATGCTCTCTGACGTTGGCCCTGTCTCCCTCAGTCCCAGCGTCCTGTCCCGTCCTCACCCTCAGGGCGCCCGGGGCCCAGGCCTTCCCTGGGGACGTGGTGGAGCTTCGCTGCGAGGCCCAGAGCGGCTCTCCCCCGATCCTGTACTGGTTTTATCACGAGGATGTCACCCTGGGGAGCAGCTCGGCCCCCTCTGGAGGAGGAGCGTCCTTCAACCTCTCTCTGACACCAGAACGTTCTGGAAACTACTCCTGTGAAGCCGACAATCCAGCGCAGTGAGGCGGTGCCACTCAGCGTCACAGGTAGGACATGTCCGTATCTCCTTCTAGAGGACCAGCTGCGGTTATGCCAAGCGTCTTTTGCGCTGGGTGATCCTGTGGTCAGGAAACTGGTCTTCAGCTCTTGGGGCTGTGCTCTGCAGGGGCCttcaccccacccaccccgccGACCTCTGCAGACCCCCGCCCACCCCGCCCCAACTAGCCTCATCAATACTCAGGAAACGGTGGAAAAACCATGAACAAATTCCGGGATCCAAACTCAACCTCCATAACAACGCTCATTTTACTGACGAGGAAATGAGATTTAGATTCAGTACCTCTCCCAGGTCGCTCTGCCGCTGGCCCAAGGTGGAGCTGGAGGCTAGGGTCAGGAAGCATCGCGGTGGTCACACCACGTGTGCCCTCTAACGCATCACTGTAGAGACGTGCATTATAGGGGTCCTCCTCTGGGAAGTCATCGGGTTCCTGCCGAGCCCTTCTTAGTCACCATGTCCTCGTGGGCAGTAGCTACGTGACTTTCTGGGTTTGGTGTCAGGGAGAGTTTAGCCTCATAGGTATGATTTCAGAAGCACTGCGTGGTCACTGTGTCTGCAgcagttttgttttaaacagttttGTGTTGGACTCACGTGCTACTTGAAACGTCTCTGGAATCGGCCGCAAGGACTTCCCAAGCCTGTGAGATCTTGACTCCCAGCGTCAGATCTGCTTTCTTATTagtctttccaatttttctatCCTTTGTTCCGTTTGCGTGACTTCCTTCTGAATCAGACTGGCCCAGGAGGGTCTATGTTATGGCTCTTTCTCGAGACTCAGGTGCACTTTTATAACTCAAATCtatttgggttttggttttctaGTTCATTTAGTTCTAGTTCATCTTCTCCCTCACCTTCAGTatgttttccctttttgctttAGGCTTATTTTATGTTACTCCTTCTTTAACTTCTCAAGTAAATGCTTATTTACTCTTCATCTTTATTTGCATGTAGTAAATGCATCTAAAACACATGTTTCTTCTAAGTACTGCTTGCATCTCCCTGTATAAGTTTCAATGtctaacattttcatttgtttaatttctaaattatgtGGAATATgggttttcattcttttgtaactGGAGACTTACAGTTCCTTATGAATAGATTTCACTTTTATCCTTTAGTTCATTAATTTCTtatagattttttctttgtccttgtggTTAAACTTGATTAAAGTATATAGACTCATGACTTTTACTTTGGGGAActtactaaaaatgtttttatggcCTAACACACAGTTGTCATTTTTGTAAATGCTATATATGcaatttgactttattttatttatttatttttaaattttttattatttatttgagagtgagtgccagcggggggagtggcagagggagagagtgaatcctcaggcagacaccccactgagcgcaaagtccgacatggggctcgatcccatgaccctgagatcatgacctgagctgaaaccaagagtcagatcattaactgactgagctactcagacGCCCTTCTATATggaatttgaaaagaatgtgaattttCTGTTTGGGATATACAAagtttggtgtttatttttctatccGATGAAGCTGGTTGCTTATCTAGTCAGTCTCCACGGTGCCTTATATACGCTTCGTCTTTTCAATCTGTGAGTTTCTGAGAATCACATTCATATGCTACCTGTCATTCTTCCAGGTTTACTATTTCTGCAGGGGCTCTGCTGTGAAGTTGGTAACTGACCATGTCAGATGGGGCACTTTGGTTGCAAAGAATAGAAATGCCATACAAACTGGCTTGAGCCAGAAAAAACCACAAGTGCAGCAGTTGGGAGAGTTGGGGACTGGACGTGGCTTAGTGCGCGGCTGGCTCTTAGGGTCCTGTCCTTTGCCCCCCTCTTTCTGTTGTGTCTCTCCATCATTTTTGTTCTCAGAAGGGAGGCTGGTCACTGACAGCTCTGGGCTCCATCCTTCCTCTCTGCTGGAGACCCTCCAGAAAAGGCCTCCTTACAAATCACTCCAGtttggaaaagcaaacaaagaaatggacagaGCGCAGGCTGACCCTGTGGCGTGTTTGCCCCCCCTGCAGAAGGAGCAGTCTTGGGATGGGTGAGGTCACCAATGGGGTGTGAAGCAGCCCTCAGAAGAAACTGGGCAGCTCAGTCCACCGGAATGCTGGAGTCCCCAGGCTTCATCTCTAGGGAAGACCTAGTTCTagccttctctctgcttttctgagATCTTTCTGAGCTCCTGAGAATCAAAGCATAAATCCCTATGTCCCTACATTCCTTTGTCTTCAGAATGCAGGGCTGCTTTTCCCAGGGCTCTTTAGGTGGGGGCTGCCCTTGGGAGACGGATTCCCTATGTCAGCAAgccctctaccccaccccacaccacccccaccaaACAGCTTCTCCTGTTTCCCTCCCACATTTCTGAGTGTGCGCCGACCCCTCTTGTTTGCAGAGCCCCATCCAAAATCCACTTGACAAATGGTCCCCACCGCTGCGAAGGGCGGGTGGTGATGGAACGGGACGGTAGCTGGGGCACCGTGTGTGATGACGGCTGGGACATGAAGGATGTGGCCGTGGTGTGCTGGGAGCTGGTCTGCGGAGCGGCCAAGCACACCCCTGCAGGCCTGCTGTACCTGCCGTTGGCAGAGGAAGACCAGTCCGTGTTTCTTCAAGTGGCCCTTGCAACGGGACCGAGGATGCTGGCTGAATGTGAGCAGGTTGAGACCTTTGACTGTGATCACAGTGAGGATGCAGGTGCAGTGTGTGAAGGTaggtgagggcagggcctggggtgggaacCGGCCATCCAGCTCTGAGAaccttctccccactctctgcATGGTCACCTCACTGTTCACCACAGCTGTCCCTCCTTCAGAGCTGTCCCTCCTTCTCTATGGGAGAGTGGTCAGGACAGCACCAGAGTTTATGTGAGGTTAGTCCAGGGTCGTGAAGGACTCTCCTATGCGTTCTATTATTAGCCTGTATCTGCCATCTCAAAAAGACAGAACACTGATGCTTTTGTGGCTGTGAGTTGGGCATAATACTAGGGAAATGATTATGAGGCCTCAGAATTCCAGGACTTGAGTGATTTTAATCCGGGCCACACTGCTCATATTGCTCTGCAATCCCATCAGCTCTTCTGAGACCTCTCCCCGAAACAACTCTGCTCATCAGAATCGATCCCAGAATCGGAGGCATGCTGGCTGGGGAAGATCCGGGTGCTGTTTCCGACCTGGGATTCCAATGGGACACGGACCCTGGAAGGCGGGAGGGAAGTCGGAAAGACTCTGGGTCCATCAAGGAAACCAGGCCACAAACCGTCAAGGACAGAGCTCCCTGAGGGCGGAGGTAAAGTCAAGAAAGCCTGGCACAGATCCCAAAGCCTCCGCAGCGCTTGTGCCTGGGTGGAGGCCGGTGGGACCACTTGCCCAATCCCAGCCCCCGCTCTGGTGGAGCACCCCAATCCCTCAGGCCAGGAGTCGGGGACCAGGGTCGGGGAGTCCTGTGGAGAGAAGGTCTTCAGAACCACTGGACCGACGCCCAGCGTCAGAAGCATGTGAAGGCCTGTGGCTCATTCAGGGACATCGCATCAGTGCTGGGTATGGGGAGGGATCCAGATTTGGGGTCAGCTGTGCGGGGCTTCAGGCCTGTCTCCCCCACTCACCAGCCATCTAAGTAGCAAACTTCTCTGACACTCATGATCTCTGTCAGAGAAGTGGGACAATGACTGGTCCTCATGGAACTGGGACTGACCAAACACTCACCACTTACAAAGACCTTCTGTCTGGAAGGAGTCCCGGGCGTGCTCCAGACTGCAGATTTGGGACAGTCTCACCTggaaggtggggctggggctcGGGCTGGCCTTCTTCCTTACTCTGGGCCTCACTTCTCGGGGGAGACCCCCTGATTTGTCTGGACAATCTCTTCCTGGACCGTCCCCTCCTTACCacctttttacttttctctgtaGCATTCTTGCCTCGTTTTTCTTGAAGACTGGCAGGTTTTCTCCCTTTGGGCCTCTCAGGCCTGGGTGGCCCCCAGCGCTGGATGGACTTGAACCCTTCACCTGTGGTTCCCAAAGCCCCTCAGCAGGACTCCAAAATGCCTCCTACCCCAGGGCCTCAACCCCACCTGTATTTGGGGACATATCCAGCTCCCAGAGGAGCCAAACTTGGTGATGCCCTGGACCAGATTTTCCAGTGTCTTCCCAAAGATCTTTGGGGATCCCAGTGCTGTCTCCCTGGAGAGACGTAGCTGCTCCTGAGGACAGAACAAAGGAGATGGGCCCTATATCTGCTAGAAATGTGGGCACTTCATTTccgtcctttttcttttttaaagatttatttattttatagagaaagagagagcaagttcggggagggacaggggcagagggagagaatctcaagcagactccatgctgaccaaagagcccgatgtggggcttgatctcacaaccctgagatcacaacctgaaccgaaatccagagtcaaacactcaaccaactgagccacccagacgtcccttcATTTCCATTCTAAGTGTCCTGGGAAgaaactaacttttaaaaaatttctttttaaaacactgtcttaaattacaaatataaaacacattagacaaaaaagaaaaagatcagccAGGATTCTAAGATTTGGAAGTAACTGCTGTGAATATGCTGATTCTTCTAAAGCATTTTTGTGAACACATGAGTATATTTGAATGATGGTATACTTTTGACTTTATTGTACTGTAAACTAGTATCACTATACTGCTTATTAAATTTAACCATACAATGTTAACAGACATTTTACAgacctgcgtgtgtgtgtgcatgtgcgtagGTTTTAAGCTAAGACCGCCCTCTCAAGAAGGAGAATCCTGATTCAAAAGTACCCTTTGTTTTGCTGCGTACCTTGACTGGGTTTGCGTCCGGGTGTGCAgagtgaagggaaggaagaaaccaCATGCTTCAGGGGGCAACCTGCCCTGCGAGCCCCTCAACTTTACTCATGTCAAGtctcaacaaacatttgagtgGGTGGTTCCTTTTGGACATTAGTAACTAAGTTTTGAATCTGGGTGGATATCAGGAGAAGAAAATTggacataaaacatatatatacatattccagACTAGTTACCTATGTTGATAAATAATTACTGAGCCCATATTATGGGCTAGGTTCTACATGTTAGCTCCTTATATTGTTAGTAAAGCTTCAGAAGATTTATTGGTATTTTAACTGTGATTGCAGAAATAATTTAAGACTGTCCTCTTACCTGTAGGAGAATTTGGTATTTTTACAATGTAATCTTCCAGCCCAAGGCCAAACTATATCACACCATTTATTCTGGCTTTGTTTAGATCTGTcattagagtctttttttttttttttatcttttaagttcTACCTATttcttgtcaattttatttttagactttttaaacTACTGAACCCATTGTATAGAATTTTTAGCCCATCATATTTCCtagatgtttgttttatttaaaaattttttttatctatttgagagagaaagagagcacgagcagtaggaggggcagagggagagagggagagacagaatctccagcagactcctggctgagcatggagccggactcggggcttgatcccacgaccctgagattgtgacccgagctgaaatcaaaagtcggaaacttaacagactgcaccacccagacaccccctagACGTCATGAATTACTGGGTTTTACCAGCTGATTGTGGACCTGGCTCACACAGAATTCTCTTGTCGTCGCTAAGTGTCATTTACTCTCCTCAGGTCTCCGGGTATATGGTCCTATCTGCAGATGGGACAGTCCCGCTTCCTTCTGCTTGTATGGTAGAGCACgtgtttccttctctccccaaaaGCACTGGCCAGATTTTCCAGAACAGTGTCAAGTACCCGTGAGGATAAGAGGCATCCTTGTTCTGTTCCCAAATGTAACTGCTATGCTGTGTGTTTCACCATTAGCCATGATGCTGGCTTTTAATTTAAGATATATGCACTTATAACATCAAGAAATTACCTTCTATCcaaaattaataagaattttatttactgtttaatCCAAagtagatgttgaattttgaaaatatctttctgtTATCCTTTAACGTAATACAGTGAATTACTTTAATAGATGCCCTAATAGTGAACAATTCTCACAACTCTACCTGCCTGTGATGTATATTAATTCCCCGCTGATTTCCATATGATGGCATCTTATGGGGGATtttgcatagatatttataatgaGCGTTTGTCTGTAGCTTTTGATTCTTTCTGTGGAAAGCTTTGATATCAAGGCCGTGTCAGTTTCTTatgcagtggttttttttttttttggggggggttttaatttttttttattcttatgttaatccccatacattacatcattagttttagatgaagtgttccatgattcattgtttgtgcataacacccagtgctccatgcagaatgtgccctcctcaatacccaccaccaggctgacccatcctcccacccccctcccctctagaaccctcagtttgtttttcagagtccatcgtctctcatggttcgtctacccctccgatttcccccgcttcattcttcccctcccgcttccttcttcttcttttttttttttccttaacatatattgcattatttgtttcagaggtacagatctgagattcaacagtcttgcacaattcacagcgcttaccagagcacataccctccccagtgtctatcacccagtcaccccatccctcccaccccaccccccactccagcaaccctcagtttgtttcctgcaattaagaattcctcatatcagtgagatcatatgatacatgtctttctctgtttgacttatttcactcaacataataccctccagttccatccacgtcattgcaaatggcaagatctcattccttttgatggctgcataatattccattgtatatatataccacatcttctttatccattcatctgtcgatggacatcttggctctttccacagtttggctattgtggacattgctgctataaacatcggggtgcacgtaccccttcggatccctacttttgtatctttggggtaaatacccagtagtgcaattgctggatcatatggtagttctattttcaactttttgaggaacctccatactgttttccagagtggctgcaccagcttgcattcccaccaacagtgtaggagggttcccctttctccgcatccccgccaacatctgtcgtttcctgacttgttaattttagccattctgactggtgtgaggtggtatctcattgaggttttgatttggatttccctgatgccgagcgatattgaccactttttcatgtgtctgttggccatttggatgtcttctttggaaaaatgtctgttcatgtcttctgcccatttcttgattggattctttgttctttgggtgttgagtttgatgagttctttatagattttggatactagccctttatctgatatgtcatttgcaaatatcttctcccattctgttggttgtcttttggttttgttgactgtttcctttgctttgcaaaagctttttatcttgatgaagtcccaatag
This window encodes:
- the LOC110573363 gene encoding LOW QUALITY PROTEIN: Fc receptor-like protein 2 (The sequence of the model RefSeq protein was modified relative to this genomic sequence to represent the inferred CDS: inserted 2 bases in 2 codons) — its product is VSVSAVLLETQPQGRQVLAGERLVLVCSVAEGTGDTTFFWHREDTGESVGSKRQRSRRAELEIPAVGESHAGRYYCTADNGHGLARSGALNVTVTVPASCPVLTLRAPGAQAFPGDVVELRCEAQSGSPPILYWFYHEDVTLGSSSAPSGGGASFNLSLTPERSGNYSCEADNXQRSEAVPLSVTGRVVMERDGSWGTVCDDGWDMKDVAVVCWELVCGAAKHTPAGLLYLPLAEEDQSVFLQVALATGPRMLAECEQVETFDCDHSEDAGAVCE